The Gemella haemolysans genome includes a region encoding these proteins:
- a CDS encoding Gfo/Idh/MocA family protein, giving the protein MKLGIIGSGMIVKDFLSFAHEIPEIKLEAIAARNIENLKELQNKYNIKEIYTDIDFCLENKAIDTIYVAVPNNLHYTVAKKALEAGKNVICEKPFTLKYDEAVELFEIAEARGLILIEAITNQYQKNYLDIKENIDNIGEIRLVECNFSQLSSRYEAFKNGVIAPVFDKSKGGGVLGDLNIYNIHFVVGLFGKPNKIHYSPNIVNDVDTSGILLLEYANFKVVCIAAKDTFNNSYVNIQGDQGIIKVIGPTNEVPNYSIQTKDNFINENKNIHSHRMFAEFKKFVEVINNKDFNFMNDQKEHTLNVMYIYEEAKKFIEN; this is encoded by the coding sequence ATGAAATTAGGAATTATTGGTTCTGGAATGATAGTGAAAGATTTCTTATCTTTTGCTCATGAAATTCCAGAAATTAAATTAGAAGCTATAGCAGCTAGAAATATTGAAAATTTAAAAGAATTACAAAACAAATATAATATTAAAGAAATATATACTGATATTGATTTTTGTCTGGAAAATAAAGCGATTGATACGATTTATGTTGCAGTTCCAAATAATTTACATTATACAGTTGCTAAGAAGGCTCTAGAAGCTGGTAAAAATGTTATTTGTGAAAAACCTTTTACGTTAAAGTATGATGAAGCTGTAGAATTGTTTGAAATTGCTGAAGCTAGAGGATTGATTTTAATAGAAGCAATAACAAATCAATACCAGAAAAATTATCTTGATATAAAAGAAAATATTGATAATATTGGAGAAATAAGACTTGTTGAATGTAATTTTTCTCAACTTTCTTCAAGATATGAAGCATTTAAAAATGGAGTTATAGCACCAGTGTTTGATAAAAGTAAAGGTGGGGGAGTACTCGGTGATTTAAATATTTATAACATTCATTTTGTAGTTGGATTATTTGGTAAACCTAATAAAATACATTATTCACCAAATATTGTTAATGATGTTGATACTTCGGGTATTCTTCTATTAGAATATGCTAACTTTAAAGTAGTATGCATAGCAGCGAAAGATACTTTTAATAATAGTTATGTAAATATTCAAGGTGATCAAGGTATAATTAAAGTTATTGGACCTACAAATGAAGTTCCTAATTATAGTATTCAGACAAAAGATAACTTCATAAATGAAAATAAAAATATTCATTCACACAGAATGTTTGCTGAATTTAAAAAATTCGTTGAAGTCATTAATAATAAAGATTTTAATTTCATGAATGATCAAAAAGAACATACTTTGAATGTTATGTATATTTATGAAGAAGCAAAAAAATTTATAGAAAATTAA
- a CDS encoding glutathione S-transferase C-terminal domain-containing protein yields MKKFFSKPFGTEEQPIEEGRYRLFWSPLCPYAHRAVITREILGLDDAISLGTLDYRRGEEGWQFSLDKDGLDPVLKQYKIKDVYLNSDSDYEGPYSVPVLVDVTTGKVVRKESAELLHEFATVFRKLHKKDGIDLYPEHLAGQIDEWNEKLAVAINDGVYGMGFAENQEKYDEAFDRFFDMMDVVEEHLSKQRYFNGNTITETDIRFYTTMIRFDVVYYGLYSANKKRIEEYSNIFNYLKDLYQTPGFGSTTDFEAIKIGYYLSAGETIVPKGPEVDKWNQSHDRARFE; encoded by the coding sequence ATGAAAAAATTTTTTAGTAAACCATTTGGAACAGAGGAACAACCTATAGAGGAAGGAAGATACAGATTATTCTGGTCTCCTTTATGCCCGTATGCACATAGAGCGGTTATAACAAGAGAGATACTAGGTTTAGATGATGCTATTAGTTTAGGAACATTGGATTATCGCCGTGGAGAAGAAGGATGGCAATTTAGCTTAGATAAAGATGGGCTAGATCCAGTTTTAAAACAATATAAAATTAAAGATGTGTACTTAAATAGTGATTCAGATTATGAAGGACCATACTCAGTACCGGTGCTTGTTGATGTTACTACAGGAAAAGTAGTTAGAAAAGAATCGGCCGAGTTACTTCACGAATTTGCAACAGTATTTAGAAAACTACATAAAAAAGATGGAATAGATTTATATCCTGAACATCTTGCAGGTCAAATCGATGAGTGGAATGAAAAATTAGCCGTAGCTATTAATGATGGTGTATATGGAATGGGATTTGCTGAAAACCAAGAAAAATATGATGAGGCATTCGATAGATTCTTCGATATGATGGATGTAGTAGAGGAGCATCTATCTAAACAAAGATACTTCAATGGAAATACAATAACAGAAACAGATATTCGTTTCTATACTACTATGATTCGTTTTGATGTTGTTTATTATGGATTATATTCTGCGAATAAAAAGAGAATTGAGGAATATTCTAACATATTCAACTACTTAAAAGATTTATATCAAACACCAGGATTCGGATCTACAACAGATTTTGAAGCAATAAAGATCGGATATTATTTATCAGCAGGGGAAACTATTGTGCCAAA